One region of Clavibacter michiganensis subsp. tessellarius genomic DNA includes:
- a CDS encoding TspO/MBR family protein — MGTVKDIVRQIVVISSMAFAVIGSAFGSGAFSDESIQTASSGALSASYTPVAPAGPAFSIWSLVYLGLVAYTVWQALPAQRADERQRRVGYPVAVTLVLNAVWILTAQAGFLVLSGVVIVALLATLMWVFRALMTSRPRTAVEGVVLDGTLGLYLGWVSVASIANIASILTASGLQPGTTGRDAWAVALLLVAGAVGVVLALRDGGRLAPSAAIAWGLAWVAVGRLTGELISVPAAIAALVAAAAVVVVTLVARTRAGWTGRVAGRPAVAVAGGAAR; from the coding sequence ATGGCGTTCGCCGTCATCGGCTCGGCGTTCGGCTCGGGCGCGTTCAGCGACGAGAGCATCCAGACCGCGTCGAGCGGCGCGCTCAGCGCGAGCTACACGCCGGTCGCCCCGGCCGGCCCGGCCTTCTCCATCTGGAGCCTCGTCTACCTCGGCCTCGTCGCGTACACGGTCTGGCAGGCGCTCCCCGCCCAGCGCGCCGACGAGCGCCAGCGCCGGGTCGGCTACCCGGTCGCGGTGACGCTCGTGCTCAACGCCGTCTGGATCCTCACGGCGCAGGCCGGGTTCCTCGTGCTGAGCGGCGTGGTCATCGTGGCGCTGCTCGCGACGCTGATGTGGGTCTTCCGCGCGCTGATGACGTCGCGCCCGCGCACCGCGGTCGAGGGCGTCGTGCTCGACGGGACCCTCGGCCTCTACCTCGGCTGGGTGAGCGTGGCGTCGATCGCGAACATCGCGTCGATCCTCACCGCCTCGGGCCTGCAGCCCGGCACGACCGGACGCGACGCGTGGGCCGTGGCCCTGCTGCTGGTCGCGGGCGCCGTGGGCGTCGTGCTCGCGCTCCGCGACGGCGGGCGCCTCGCGCCGTCGGCCGCGATCGCGTGGGGCCTGGCGTGGGTGGCCGTCGGACGCCTGACGGGCGAGCTGATCTCGGTCCCCGCCGCGATCGCGGCGCTCGTCGCCGCCGCGGCCGTCGTGGTCGTGACCCTCGTGGCGCGCACCCGCGCCGGGTGGACCGGTCGGGTCGCGGGGCGGCCCGCCGTCGCCGTGGCGGGGGGCGCCGCGCGCTAG